CCACCAGGCTGGCGGGTCGCGGACGCCGCGCGAGGGCCTGCTCACCCCTTCACGGCGCCGAACGTGAGCCCCCGCACGATGTACCGCTGCGCCAGCAACGCCAGAATCACCGGAGGGGTGATGGCGATCAGCGACCGCACGGCCACGAACCAGAACTGCACGCCCCGCGTGTCGCCGGCCCCGGCAATGTGGACGGGGATGACCTTGGCGTGGAGCGAGCCGATCATCAGCCCCGCGAGGAACTCGTTCCAGGTGAAGGCGATGACGATGAGGACCGCCGCCGCCAGGCTCGGCGCGGCCAGCGGCAGGCAGATGCGCAGGAAGATCGTGCCGTGGCCCGCGCCGTCCACCATCGCCGCCTCCTCCAGTTCCACCGGCAGGTCGAGGAACGCCTGGCGCAGGATGACCACGGCGAGGGGCAGGTTGAACGTCACGTTGAGCAGCACCAGCCCCGTCCGCGTGTCGAGCAGCCCGAGCCAGTGGATGAGGAGGAACAGCGGCGCCGCCGTCGCCACGGGCGGCAGCACGCGCTGCGAGAGGAACCACAGCGTGAGGTCCTCGTTCGACGGCCATCGGAACCGGAACCGCGCGACCGCGTAGGCGGCCGGCGCACCGACCAGGACGACGATGGCCGCCGTGGACACCGCGATGATCAGGCTGTTGGCCAGCGCCCGCTGCATCTCGCCCGTCGCCAGCTCCGCCCGCCAGTTGTCGAGCGTCGGCTGGTACTGCACGAACGGCACGCCCAGCCCCGTGACCGTGAACGTCTGGCTCTGCTGCCGGAGGCTCAGGCTGATCGCCCAGTAGAAGGGCAGGAACACGGCGCCCGCCACCGCAAAGGCGAGCGCGGCGAGGAAGGCTCTCGAGAAGTGCCGCGAGCCACGGCGCGTCATTGGTACACCTGCCTCATCCGCCTGAAGAGCACGAGGATCATCCCGGTGACCAGGAGGAGCATGACGACCGAGACGCACGAGGCGTAGCCGAAGTTGAGGTTGCGCAGGCCCACGAAGTAGGCGTACAGGCTGAGCACCTGGGTGGAGGTGCCCGGCCCGCCGCCCGTGAGGGTGTAGGGGATGTCGAGCACCTTGAACGCCTCGGTGAGGCGCAGGAGCAGCACGAGGGTGACCGTGGGCATGAGGATCGGCAGCGTGATGCGGCGGAAGAGCGCCCAGCCGCTCCTCGTCTCGAGCCGCGCC
The Planctomycetota bacterium DNA segment above includes these coding regions:
- a CDS encoding carbohydrate ABC transporter permease, with product MTRRGSRHFSRAFLAALAFAVAGAVFLPFYWAISLSLRQQSQTFTVTGLGVPFVQYQPTLDNWRAELATGEMQRALANSLIIAVSTAAIVVLVGAPAAYAVARFRFRWPSNEDLTLWFLSQRVLPPVATAAPLFLLIHWLGLLDTRTGLVLLNVTFNLPLAVVILRQAFLDLPVELEEAAMVDGAGHGTIFLRICLPLAAPSLAAAVLIVIAFTWNEFLAGLMIGSLHAKVIPVHIAGAGDTRGVQFWFVAVRSLIAITPPVILALLAQRYIVRGLTFGAVKG